The proteins below are encoded in one region of Hordeum vulgare subsp. vulgare chromosome 3H, MorexV3_pseudomolecules_assembly, whole genome shotgun sequence:
- the LOC123440799 gene encoding uclacyanin-3-like, translating to MAPAAASLVICLSVLVFLCPTSSAAAPLGKRYRVGGPEGWRVPPQQDKEKFYVKWASAITFFVEDSIEFVYKNDSVIKVSKAGYYHCNETAGVGTGAVPRDGSTLFLLDAPGFAYFASADIGHCNAGERLIINVLAAEPPAPASASSPAQAPKARSSSRPPTSSFAPAPGPAPSMEYSSAAGGPVVASLALAMALAAALVMACFI from the exons ATGGCGCCGGCAGCAGCGTCTCTGGTGATCTGTCTCTCGGTGCTCGTCTTCCTCTGCCCgacgtcgtcggcggcggcgccgCTCGGGAAGCGGTACAGGGTCGGCGGCCCTGAAGGGTGGCGCGTGCCCCCGCAGCAGGACAAGGAGAAGTTCTACGTCAAGTGGGCGTCCGCCATAACCTTCTTCGTCGAGGACTCCATCG AGTTCGTGTACAAGAACGACTCGGTGATCAAGGTGAGCAAGGCTGGATACTACCACTGCAACGAGACGGCGGGCGTCGGCACCGGCGCCGTGCCGAGGGACGGCAGCACGCTCTTCCTCCTCGACGCGCCAGGCTTCGCCTACTTCGCCAGCGCCGACATCGGGCACTGCAACGCTGGCGAGAGGCTGATAATTAACGTCTTGGCCGCCGAGCCGCCGGCGCCGGCATCAGCATCGTCGCCGGCACAGGCCCCGAAGGCGCGATCTTCTTCACGACCGCCGACATCCTCGTTCGCTCCCGCGCCAGGGCCGGCACCATCGATGGAGTATTCATCCGCCGCGGGCGGGCCAGTCGTGGCGTCCCTCGCGCTCGCCATGGCACTAGCTGCAGCGTTGGTCATGGCCTGCTTTATTTGA